One region of Emys orbicularis isolate rEmyOrb1 chromosome 4, rEmyOrb1.hap1, whole genome shotgun sequence genomic DNA includes:
- the BATF gene encoding basic leucine zipper transcriptional factor ATF-like — translation MPHSSDSSDSSSFSQSPPPSKQDSSDDMRKVQRREKNRIAAQKSRQRQTQKADTLHLESEDLERQNAALRREIKQLTEEMKHFTSMLSSHEPLCSILTTVPQPPPEVLYATHSFHQPHISSPRFQH, via the exons ATGCCCCATAGCTCTGACAGCAGCGACTCCAGCAGCTTCAGCCAGTCACCCCCACCTAGCAAACAG GATTCTTCTGATGACATGAGGAAAGttcagaggagggagaagaatcgCATCGCAGCTCAGAAGAGCAGGCAGAGGCAGACCCAGAAGGCAGACACCCTGCACTTG GAGAGCGAGGACCTGGAGAGGCAGAACGCTGCCCTGCGCAGGGAGATCAAGCAGCTGACAGAAGAAATGAAGCATTTCACCTCAATGCTGAGCTCCCATGAGCCCCTCTGCTCCATCCTGACCACGGTGCCCCAACCGCCCCCGGAGGTGCTGTATGCCACACACTCCTTCCAccagccccacatcagctccccaCGCTTCCAGCACTGA